One genomic window of Polyodon spathula isolate WHYD16114869_AA chromosome 8, ASM1765450v1, whole genome shotgun sequence includes the following:
- the LOC121319384 gene encoding solute carrier organic anion transporter family member 4A1-like has protein sequence MPHLLPTDASFSSKQELLDFNDSQVNEAGLSLETPSPEEPPDVSTVNGALDLDLPSPTIDTSQTKVFHNGKLESQHGADDHHGIKFVPTETEELCGWGALKPRCIQVFNTPKWVLFFLCIASFLQGMIINGFINTVITSIERRFDLRSYQTGLVASSYDIACCICLSFVSYFGGTGHKPKWLGWGVMVIAIGSLVFAMPHFTTESYKATMSEQTGLCSANQTDPCKESTTSLSNYMFVFMLGQFLHGIGATPLYTLGVTYLDENVKSSYAPVYIGIFYTAAIIGPAAGYLLGGVFLNIFTEFHETTLTPEDPIWVGAWWIGFLGGGAAAFLVAIPILGYPRQLPGSQRYVAMRVSEAYRIKGDSQETDPQFGKSVKDMPRSILLLLKNPTFIFLCLAGATEANLVAGMSTFGPKFLESQFNLSASEAATMFGYMVVPAGGGGTFMGGYIIKKLNLRCGGIIKFCLLCTVISLLAIFIFLIHCPNVPMAGVTDPYLGGPATDGPLNLTAFCNSECNCVREYYNPVCGDDGYMYYSPCHAGCSTVNHTLTQAGKKVYLDCSCVFRNLSSSVPGGAVSGKCSSSCQHMPFFLVFFFIVMLFTLLSSIPALTATLRCVADKQKSFALGIQWIIVRALGAIPGPIAFGSLIDKSCMLWQDQCGEQGSCYLYQNSAMAVYTLSAGVIYKVLGSIFFFMAVMLYKPPESPPSSSGNTDSGEAGESDPPVKDSPPEILCTVNTKL, from the exons ATGACAGTCAGGTGAACGAGGCCGGGTTGTCTTTGGAGACACCCAGCCCGGAGGAGCCACCGGATGTCTCGACGGTCAATGGAGCTCTGGATTTGGACTTGCCAAGCCCCACCATTGACACTTCTCAGACTAAAGTCTTCCACAACGGCAAGCTGGAGAGCCAGCATGGAGCAGACGACCATCATGGAATCAAATTCGTGCCTACAGAGACGGAGGAACTCTGTGGATGGGGTGCCCTGAAGCCCCGCTGTATCCAGGTGTTCAACACCCCAAAGTGGGTGCTCTTTTTCCTCTGTATCGCCTCTTTCCTGCAAGGCATGATCATCAACGGCTTCATCAACACCGTCATCACCTCCATCGAGCGCAGGTTCGACCTGCGGAGCTACCAGACTGGACTGGTCGCCAGCTCCTACGACATTGCCTGCTGCATCTGCCTCTCCTTCGTCAGCTACTTTGGCGGAACAGGCCACAAGCCCAAGTGGCTGGGCTGGGGGGTGATGGTGATCGCGATTGGGTCCCTAGTGTTTGCCATGCCTCATTTTACTACTGAGAGCTACAAAGCGACCATGTCGGAGCAGACAGGGCTGTGCTCAGCCAATCAGACAGACCCCTGTAAAGAAAGCACAACCAGCCTCTCTAACTACATGTTTGTGTTCATGCTGGGTCAGTTTCTGCATGGCATCGGGGCCACCCCTCTCTACACACTGGGGGTGACCTACCTGGACGAGAACGTCAAATCCAGTTATGCCCCTGTTTATATTG GTATTTTCTACACAGCTGCTATTATTGGGCCAGCTGCTGGCTACTTGCTTGGAGGTGTTTTCCTCAACATATTTACAGAATTCCATGAAAC AACGCTGACCCCGGAGGACCCCATCTGGGTGGGGGCCTGGTGGATTGGGTTCCTTGGGGGGGGAGCGGCTGCCTTCCTTGTTGCCATCCCCATCCTCGGGTATCCACGACAGCTGCCAG GCTCTCAGCGTTATGTGGCTATGCGAGTTTCAGAAGCTTACCGAATTAAAGGCGACAGTCAAGAAACAGACCCCCAGTTTGGAAAATCAGTCAAGGATATGCCAAG GTCAATATTACTCCTGCTGAAAAACCCCACGTTCATCTTCCTGTGTTTGGCTGGGGCCACTGAAGCCAATCTCGTTGCTGGGATGTCGACGTTCGGACCCAAGTTCCTGGAGTCCCAGTTTAATCTCAGCGCTTCTGAAGCTGCCACCATGTTTG GTTACATGGTGGTGCCAGCAGGGGGAGGGGGCACGTTCATGGGTGGATACATTATAAAGAAGCTGAATCTTCGCTGTGGAGGAATCATAAAGTTCTGCCTGCTGTGTACGGTGATTAGTCTGCTGGCCATATTCATATTCCTCATCCACTGTCCCAACGTGCCCATGGCTGGAGTCACAGACCCATACTTAGGGGG CCCTGCCACTGACGGACCCCTGAACCTCACAGCTTTCTGTAACTCTGAGTGTAACTGCGTCAGAGAGTACTATAACCCCGTGTGTGGAGACGATGGCTACATGTACTACTCCCCCTGCCATGCAGGGTGCAGCACCGTCAACCACACGCTCACCCAAGCTGGCAAAAAG GTGTATCTTGACTGCAGCTGTGTGTTCAGGAACCTCTCCTCTTCTGTGCCAGGAGGGGCCGTCTCAGGGAAGTGCAGCTCCTCTTGTCAGCACATGCCCTTCTTCTTGGTCTTCTTCTTCATCGTCATGCTCTTCACTTTACTGAGCAGCATCCCAGCTCTCACGGCCACCTTGAG GTGCGTTGCAGATAAACAGAAATCGTTCGCCCTGGGAATTCAGTGGATCATTGTCCGAGCACTAG GTGCAATCCCAGGTCCGATTGCCTTTGGTTCACTCATTGATAAATCTTGCATGTTGTGGCAAGACCAATGTGGAGAACAAGGTTCCTGCTATCTCTACCAGAACTCTGCCATGGCCGTGTACACCCTGTCAGCCGGGGTCATATACAAG gttttGGGATCGATCTTCTTCTTTATGGCCGTCATGCTTTACAAGCCCCCCGAGTCTCCCCCGAGCAGCTCTGGAAACACTGACAGTGGGGAAGCAGGGGAGAGTGACCCCCCGGTAAAGGACAGTCCTCCGGAGATCCTGTGCACTGTAAATACCAAGCTGTGA